A window from Thermovirga sp. encodes these proteins:
- a CDS encoding divergent polysaccharide deacetylase family protein → MGRKKRAARRLLLSAALCVLVFSGASRCFGGFVQPAVVAVIVDDLGFSLDAAKRLASIPTPLTWAIIPYQRFSQATAGMARDLGIPFIVHLPMEAKSNPGDPKALVRAGMDPGMVRLSVRNALWSLPGATGLNNHQGSRATEDSAAMEGVMLELKAEGLFFVDSRTSGGSVAYPVAVKKGLPAALNRFFLDHYDEEDFFRDQFRKVFALARKKGGAVAICHARPGTLNFLPKLREMTPEDVEFVTVPDYLARKSMDGWEE, encoded by the coding sequence CCTTCTCAGCGCCGCCCTTTGCGTTCTGGTCTTTTCGGGGGCGTCCAGGTGCTTTGGTGGATTTGTTCAGCCTGCCGTTGTCGCTGTAATCGTGGACGACCTCGGTTTTTCCCTGGACGCGGCGAAGCGGCTCGCATCGATTCCCACACCCCTCACGTGGGCGATCATACCCTACCAGCGCTTCAGCCAGGCAACGGCAGGCATGGCCAGGGATCTTGGCATCCCCTTCATTGTCCATCTCCCCATGGAGGCCAAGAGCAACCCTGGCGACCCCAAGGCCCTGGTGAGGGCGGGAATGGATCCCGGTATGGTTAGGTTGTCCGTGAGGAATGCCCTCTGGTCGCTGCCGGGTGCGACCGGTTTGAACAATCACCAGGGTTCCAGGGCGACGGAGGATTCCGCCGCCATGGAAGGGGTCATGCTCGAACTGAAGGCCGAGGGGCTTTTTTTTGTCGACAGCAGGACCTCGGGAGGATCGGTGGCTTACCCTGTCGCGGTAAAAAAGGGCCTTCCGGCCGCTTTGAACCGATTTTTCCTGGACCATTACGACGAAGAAGATTTTTTTCGTGATCAATTCCGCAAGGTCTTCGCCCTGGCCAGGAAGAAGGGGGGCGCAGTGGCGATATGCCATGCCAGGCCGGGGACATTGAATTTTCTACCGAAGCTGCGCGAAATGACCCCCGAGGATGTAGAATTCGTGACTGTGCCTGATTACCTGGCTCGAAAAAGTATGGACGGCTGGGAGGAGTGA
- a CDS encoding adenylosuccinate synthase, with product MKGRVEIIVGTQWGDEGKGRVVDAMASNVDVVARYQGGANAGHTVMVEGEKYIFHLLPSGMLYSGKICVIGNGVVIDSQQLLDELGDLQERGKDRARLVISGAAHVVMPYHKMLDRMEERLRGSRKKIGTTHRGIGPCYMDKVNRCGIRIEDLLCEDALREKLSFNLEIKNKYLTRIYGEAPLAFGEIFEQARSWGERLGPYVGNASMTIFEALERGSNVLLEGAQGTLLDLDHGTYPFVTSSSPVAGGACVGVGLGPSLVGCVTGVVKAYNTRVGEGPFPTELKEELGNTLRERGSEFGATTGRPRRCGWLDLVALKYAVRINGIHALALTKLDVLSGFDTVPVCTGYRSDEGEDLPYNGNSAFLDSVEPVYRNMDGWKMDLGMCRTFEDLPRAARDYIRFIEEQTGIPIVLVGVGPNRDQTIVMGL from the coding sequence GTGAAAGGTCGAGTGGAGATAATAGTTGGTACCCAATGGGGTGACGAAGGTAAGGGAAGGGTTGTCGACGCGATGGCCAGCAACGTGGATGTGGTAGCTCGTTATCAGGGCGGAGCCAACGCGGGGCATACGGTAATGGTTGAAGGGGAAAAATATATTTTCCACCTCCTTCCCTCGGGTATGCTTTATTCTGGAAAGATCTGCGTCATCGGCAATGGCGTGGTGATAGACTCGCAGCAGCTCCTGGATGAGCTCGGCGACCTGCAGGAAAGGGGCAAGGACAGGGCGCGGCTGGTGATAAGCGGGGCAGCCCATGTCGTCATGCCCTATCACAAGATGCTGGACCGCATGGAGGAACGGCTGAGAGGGAGCAGAAAGAAGATCGGCACCACCCACAGGGGTATAGGGCCTTGTTACATGGATAAGGTCAATCGTTGCGGCATAAGGATTGAGGACCTGTTGTGTGAGGACGCGCTGAGGGAGAAGCTCTCCTTCAACCTGGAGATAAAGAACAAGTACCTCACCAGGATTTATGGCGAGGCCCCGCTGGCCTTCGGTGAGATCTTCGAGCAGGCCCGGTCGTGGGGGGAGAGGCTGGGACCCTACGTGGGCAATGCCTCCATGACCATCTTCGAGGCCCTGGAGAGGGGCAGCAACGTGCTCTTAGAGGGCGCCCAGGGGACGCTCCTGGACCTGGATCACGGAACCTATCCTTTTGTCACCAGTTCCAGCCCCGTGGCCGGGGGGGCCTGCGTGGGAGTCGGGTTGGGTCCTTCCCTGGTGGGGTGTGTCACCGGTGTCGTCAAGGCCTACAACACTCGGGTGGGCGAGGGTCCCTTCCCCACGGAACTTAAGGAGGAACTGGGGAACACCCTGCGCGAAAGGGGCAGCGAATTCGGCGCCACCACGGGGCGGCCAAGACGCTGTGGCTGGCTGGACCTGGTTGCCCTCAAGTACGCCGTCAGGATAAACGGCATCCATGCCCTGGCCCTTACGAAACTGGACGTCCTGTCCGGATTCGACACCGTACCCGTCTGCACCGGTTACAGGTCCGACGAGGGGGAAGACCTGCCCTACAACGGTAATTCGGCTTTTCTCGATTCGGTCGAACCGGTCTACCGGAACATGGACGGCTGGAAAATGGATCTTGGGATGTGCCGCACTTTTGAGGACCTGCCCAGGGCCGCAAGGGATTACATCCGTTTCATCGAGGAGCAGACCGGCATCCCCATTGTGCTGGTGGGAGTTGGGCCGAACAGGGATCAGACCATCGTGATGGGCCTATGA